The Sphaeramia orbicularis chromosome 18, fSphaOr1.1, whole genome shotgun sequence genome contains a region encoding:
- the LOC115438454 gene encoding low affinity immunoglobulin gamma Fc region receptor III-like isoform X1 has translation MGVAALCIRLLISVIVLQRAHGQEGNAVLQVVPNKLQFFEYDTVSLLCKGLDSSSEWKVVHNSRGKSLQCSNTRTPTTLTCTFKGIYKEESGEYWCEAGTKKRSNSVVITVNAGSVILESPALPVSEGKEVTLRCRNKTTSSSIFDTYFYKDGVLMNNSTTGNLIIPNVFKSDEGRYKCSISGAGESAENWLNVTASGFKLGGPITHSSSGNAAPWIVITVLLTVLLVVLGIHHFVKHYWPRVLLYLSTLSPRSDSAEETTEPSAADLSAVTYAAVRKNRQKKDEDGLSAHMYYILDLKDDNQEAGPGVSAAVTNQPSADEFYSLLQ, from the exons ATGGGGGTCGCAGCTCTTTGCATCAGACTGT TAATATCTGTGATCGTCCTACAACGTGCACACGGTCAGGAAGGCA ACGCAGTTTTGCAGGTTGTCCCAAACAAACTGCAGTTCTTTGAATATGACACTGTAAGTCTTCTTTGCAAAGGCCTCGATAGCTCATCCGAATGGAAAGTTGTACATAACTCCAGGGGAAAATCCCTTCAATGTTCTAATACCAGGACACCAACAACACTGACATGCACCTTCAAAGGTATTTATAAAGAGGAAAGTGGAGAATACTGGTGTGAAGCTGGAACGAAGAAGAGAAGTAACAGCGTCGTCATCACTGTTAATG CTGGTTCCGTCATCCTGGAGAGTCCTGCTCTACCTGTATCAGAGGGAAAGGAAGTGACTTTGCGTTGCAGAAACAAGACGACCTCCAGCTCTATCTTTGACACTTATTTCTATAAAGATGGAGTCCTCATGAACAACAGTACCACAGGAAACCTGATTATCCCCAATGTATTCAAGTCAGATGAAGGACGGTACAAGTGTAGCATCTCTGGAGCTGGAGAGTCTGCAGAGAACTGGCTGAATGTTACAG CTTCAGGTTTTAAACTAGGTGGACCCATTACTCATTCTTCCTCTGGTAATGCTGCCCCATGGATCGTCATCACTGTCCTGTTGACAGTTCTGCTGGTAGTGCTGGGAATACATCATTTTGTCAAACATTATTGGCCCAGAG tgcTTCTCTACCTGTCGACACTTTCACCTCGATCAGACTCAGCAGAAGAAACAACAG AGCCCAGTGCTGCAGATCTGTCAGCAGTAACGTACGCCGCTGTCCGAAAAAACAGGCAGAAGAAAG ATGAAGATGGACTATCTGCACACATGTACTACATTTTGGACTTGAAAGATGACAATCAAGAGG CAGGACCTGGAGTTTCTGCAGCTGTTACCAACCAGCCTTCAGCAGATGAGTTCTATTCTCTACTCCAGTAG
- the LOC115438350 gene encoding low affinity immunoglobulin gamma Fc region receptor II-like translates to MGVAALCFRLLISVIVLQRAHGQEGNAVLQVVPNKLQFFEYDTVSFLCKGLDSSSEWKVVHNSRRKSLQCSNTRTPTTLTCTFKGIYKEESGEYWCEAGAKKRTNSVVITVTPGSVILESPALPVSEGKEVTLRCRNKMTSSSIFMTYFYKDGVLMHNSTTGNLIIHNVFKSDEGRYKCRISAAGESAENWLNVTAGSVILESPALPVSEGKEVTLRCRNKTTSSSIFTTYFYKDGVLMHNSTTGNLIIHNVFKSDEGRYKCRISAAGESAENWLNVTASGFKLGGPITHLSCGDAVPWIVSTILLTVLLCFSTCRHLHLDQTQQKKQQVVCGTSSI, encoded by the exons ATGGGGGTCGCAGCTCTTTGCTTCAGACTCT TAATATCTGTGATCGTCCTGCAACGTGCACACGGTCAGGAAGGCA ATGCAGTTTTGCAGGTTGTCCCAAACAAACTGCAGTTCTTTGAATATGACACTGTAAGTTTTCTTTGCAAAGGCCTCGATAGCTCATCCGAATGGAAAGTTGTACATAACTCCAGGAGAAAATCCCTTCAATGTTCTAATACCAGGACACCAACAACACTGACATGCACCTTCAAAGGTATTTATAAAGAGGAAAGTGGAGAATACTGGTGTGAAGCTGGAGCGAAGAAGAGAACTAACAGTGTCGTCATCACTGTTACTC CTGGTTCCGTCATCCTGGAGAGTCCTGCTCTTCCTGTATCAGAGGGAAAGGAAGTGACTTTGCGTTGCAGAAACAAGATGACCTCCAGCTCTATCTTCATGACTTATTTCTATAAAGATGGAGTCCTCATGCACAACAGTACCACAGGAAACCTGATCATCCACAATGTGTTCAAGTCAGATGAAGGACGGTACAAGTGTAGGATCTCTGCAGCTGGAGAGTCTGCAGAGAACTGGCTGAATGTTACAG CTGGTTCCGTCATCCTGGAGAGTCCTGCTCTTCCTGTATCAGAGGGAAAGGAAGTGACTTTGCGTTGCAGAAACAAGACGACCTCCAGCTCTATCTTCACGACTTATTTCTATAAAGATGGAGTCCTCATGCACAACAGTACCACAGGAAACCTGATCATCCACAATGTGTTCAAGTCAGATGAAGGACGGTACAAGTGTAGGATCTCTGCAGCTGGAGAGTCTGCAGAGAACTGGCTGAATGTTACAG CCTCAGGTTTTAAACTAGGTGGACCCATTACTCATCTTTCCTGTGGTGATGCTGTCCCATGGATCGTCAGCACTATCCTGTTGAC
- the LOC115438454 gene encoding low affinity immunoglobulin gamma Fc region receptor III-like isoform X2 — translation MGVAALCIRLLISVIVLQRAHGQEGNAVLQVVPNKLQFFEYDTVSLLCKGLDSSSEWKVVHNSRGKSLQCSNTRTPTTLTCTFKGIYKEESGEYWCEAGTKKRSNSVVITVNAGSVILESPALPVSEGKEVTLRCRNKTTSSSIFDTYFYKDGVLMNNSTTGNLIIPNVFKSDEGRYKCSISGAGESAENWLNVTASGFKLGGPITHSSSGNAAPWIVITVLLTVLLVVLGIHHFVKHYWPRVLLYLSTLSPRSDSAEETTEPSAADLSAVTYAAVRKNRQKKDEDGLSAHMYYILDLKDDNQEGPGVSAAVTNQPSADEFYSLLQ, via the exons ATGGGGGTCGCAGCTCTTTGCATCAGACTGT TAATATCTGTGATCGTCCTACAACGTGCACACGGTCAGGAAGGCA ACGCAGTTTTGCAGGTTGTCCCAAACAAACTGCAGTTCTTTGAATATGACACTGTAAGTCTTCTTTGCAAAGGCCTCGATAGCTCATCCGAATGGAAAGTTGTACATAACTCCAGGGGAAAATCCCTTCAATGTTCTAATACCAGGACACCAACAACACTGACATGCACCTTCAAAGGTATTTATAAAGAGGAAAGTGGAGAATACTGGTGTGAAGCTGGAACGAAGAAGAGAAGTAACAGCGTCGTCATCACTGTTAATG CTGGTTCCGTCATCCTGGAGAGTCCTGCTCTACCTGTATCAGAGGGAAAGGAAGTGACTTTGCGTTGCAGAAACAAGACGACCTCCAGCTCTATCTTTGACACTTATTTCTATAAAGATGGAGTCCTCATGAACAACAGTACCACAGGAAACCTGATTATCCCCAATGTATTCAAGTCAGATGAAGGACGGTACAAGTGTAGCATCTCTGGAGCTGGAGAGTCTGCAGAGAACTGGCTGAATGTTACAG CTTCAGGTTTTAAACTAGGTGGACCCATTACTCATTCTTCCTCTGGTAATGCTGCCCCATGGATCGTCATCACTGTCCTGTTGACAGTTCTGCTGGTAGTGCTGGGAATACATCATTTTGTCAAACATTATTGGCCCAGAG tgcTTCTCTACCTGTCGACACTTTCACCTCGATCAGACTCAGCAGAAGAAACAACAG AGCCCAGTGCTGCAGATCTGTCAGCAGTAACGTACGCCGCTGTCCGAAAAAACAGGCAGAAGAAAG ATGAAGATGGACTATCTGCACACATGTACTACATTTTGGACTTGAAAGATGACAATCAAGAGG GACCTGGAGTTTCTGCAGCTGTTACCAACCAGCCTTCAGCAGATGAGTTCTATTCTCTACTCCAGTAG